In Chanodichthys erythropterus isolate Z2021 chromosome 18, ASM2448905v1, whole genome shotgun sequence, the following are encoded in one genomic region:
- the mgaa gene encoding MAX dimerization protein MGA a isoform X1 — MAETKKQGAMVLHEEGMTAPTLAPPTTAPPSIFVVLQQLQSGDTGKDQGSLMAISEANKMVKSSISSAVTGIHPSSSTFTDINSSSQSDHLPADARCKGITVTLDNNSMWNEFYRCQTEMILTKQGRRMFPYCRFRLSGMEPFQSYVLAMDIVPVDNHRYKWSGKGWEPNGKAEPHVSRLFVHPESPATGLHWMQYPVSFYRLKLCNNLDQEDHIILHSMHRYLPRLHVIPADKAAEDIQVDRPNVITLSFSQTEFFAVTAYQNLRITQLKIDYNPFAKGFREDAVNARSSKAKNGMSTEEPESELKLSREMTTLNNLKTLFMKRNAAVKVNKDQNIPSPTNGEKKVVNGDALNVDTDVQSFCSKKRPSSLAFSDFIKGAHVKVKRLSLENIKKNGVVLQTSCTSEQNEVMDISSKTGKLLQVVSKDETVVADIHGKSTDTPSKTELLETDETKTEIDEHKADKITLLSSDQNVPYMNEKGMETLSSLDTEAKSESNTKKTLPHKRPERVPLPLLAQFLKQRKSKTRPTTPKSDTPSSSLDSKSCEPFLIPERSSALMSSSPCVTTTNLDSDPVLASLSQKVTSSTVDAVNITSLATALSPATASPVPAETQLSDGFSPSPVGNDPFSAPNTTSPSRPDSDPTPDSMFSVFHNPNAVSVPDLDNTLGSQSDISSLFTCHTVHDTCTPTTPGVNNDFDVTPIVPSVTAPVFDVPSSTDNDNVPYQELASVPDVAESASISDSLLNSSKGSCPELFSEEVPPHTLCTHEESLSLPLDDPSSPAFSLPSPAPSSPDPFPPSLFCERPVPPRKTLDSFPERLLNCTASSSPDLFPLGLFNDNPVPHRKINDFVPERPLDAIVTSRESLSPSVLDVSEDPRGTIDLFSQSQCSDRPGPLNDLQSAVSCETTVSDLIVPEPTKQSFNGSTFKKSKAKQKKIGKLKCSEDDEVFEGPVPVPMQPSLEDVEGQLFVSFVSKKALEIHLGDDAKTEMAQKTTQNPDGGSYENIQENIEVLEKTLLRDLKVMKHRQVIHPVLQEVGLKLNLLDLNLEIDLQYLGVQLPIPPSVLSPEGSSASSQVQFVSRTGKTTDFTKIKGWRDKFAGSGSLTEGLSSTDAGQKNLSAFCSDMLDEYLASEGKLIDERAANLSQTDTTPVAYELPTKSTSYVRTLDSVLKKQVPATLSTTSKKVKPTFKSKEENKSKKPLKSCTKKQIKPVFSVNKPVLSPKKTQQSKKYKNKKESKSLSPENLAVETAAMVTSNKSPMVEDSGSTPSNCTGGRSIGLPKTLVKLMDVEDGAVWEGKHRTYITEERAAIALATLVTAEGVSKGNPDAIRIIRRRAPPCLNVFCRLGCVCASLVHLRRHHHCGKPQCMLGCSCLRRKVVALKTPKQEESIAEEPESQGVSEEIKAKWKKKNKKRKTYVLTDPETAPEPAKRVSTLWDRKREVSDSEALFSPPPARTPSPALLSQELQNDLESFLSPLKQKMVEEKNLNMINDNVESTLTCARSRPFYSGCHDKQKTVDQHHISQVSTQDIEEGELVPLNLSGPAKRLEIISECSWASTDVRNYIMRIVCEHMAQDRLKHPFWIGKYFIEPVSKTLKETEDGSVDTYKVTISRPAEKKTEDKVMQNEAELKKHVERSEVKGLPFLSRCCPAGLLKAEKKAPDAPGRIMVNGKPYPQAKLELGQMGALHPANRLAAYITGRICPTTSTIKKASITSVPVSTVATVTTVTSTSTTTTTPIIKSVVTKPPVGKVFTQFVVNHINSQNQSNTSISHLQPSVPKIVIPSSMLMIGREASAPGVALSPLKAGLITQVSEPSDSTGSASFPTVSKVQAPAITILNNSPSLPLGGSGLTPKTTASSPGSTTPGKKTVLITVMSRNTGLPNSGPRITKPVTQTHPVTQTRPPQTPGQKMLLQVVKTADGNTLYRNPNGQLMQLVPLSQIKAIKPNLLSQGQPTFIRLHAPTSVTLKKPQGGSATIVTSSNPTTQMQTKPTVTVPVSTSSSMSGKPVTLTTSKSVSLGSLPSTLKVVPGFLGQSGTCTLRILSPNSVQDTGIINPTSSPILSQSGCTLLKNASSTLLDKDSTKSETTVSVSSLSTEGPIGQVHKQSEMDPAKQNSCDDSERVAPNVSEHLSSVATSPKCRQFSGDDSAPSHNEHGALKHLSLAEAGNGDNPNVKKTDFDKAPDPEEEEIGSDVTELTDDSDLYSDDDGEDSYSLSGSDKGERMEETDGLDSEMKDFAEVVVDIETVESAEENSIAKFRASAIRRNQHKSNQKHIHDESLEVKVRRVRLERKRRHTLKELFLKLQATLGKTSNNLEASRMSILTKAQKEIESLVKQEENLVISREKLRIKRERYLQTLSLLCDKSTESISQKLNEIIAKQKALEAQAKAKEMKSQLNQATSKSKPKPKIYLNSKRKGLSPQSKVKDVLKPTNSPSKPIDLSIKKLKVTESVLKSTPTLKPTGLDSSKNTLKTQVKEQGSMSKPTQPSLNSSPLKKTVSVPSPVKRSLVPRERMRPNILSRASSQVIQGSPVKEPLLTNVCIPQVFPLMNTMVPCNQIITINNPLQPIGITSVGTQQSSTPGVASVSIVPAISHPLGMKNPLPVLQPQFIKITNSPVNINTQVDSANLPNITNVISLVPPVENLVIPQKVVEETSVVQAPPVFVTAPVENQHNCSEVEIPNLEERVVVDEPQTKDVPKQLEEGDEVSASVTSSTQEGLEKKGPDDSNDPEDENLMSLLDELVLLSQQLSNEDEDQKIVMPSEVQPCSDKQADDERALSPLFLTLDEDLMSPDSKDEIDIPPKVDDLVKVIFGSDSPSVSSESGVAPSTNIESPNAPMCTVKDDAPTPPPLLHMKTACEAASGQSTNEGTNVAWRPMPKLVPLGLKPQDVVVNKVTGSSVSKPDSNEQDVHGPQM; from the exons ATGGCAGAAACAAAGAAGCAGGGTGCAATGGTGCTTCATGAAGAGGGCATGACTGCCCCAACACTGGCTCCTCCTACAACTGCTCCACCTTCCATCTTTGTTGTGCTGCAACAGTTGCAGTCTGGGGATACCGGGAAAGACCAGGGCAGTCTGATGGCAATTAGTGAGGCAAATAAAATGGTGAAATCTTCAATCAGCTCTGCTGTAACAGGCATCCATCCGTCATCTTCCACATTTACAGACATCAACAGCAGCTCACAGTCAGACCACTTGCCAGCAGATGCTAGATGTAAGGGCATCACTGTTACACTGGACAACAACAGTATGTGGAATGAGTTTTATAGGTGTCAGACTGAGATGATTCTGACCAAACAAGGCCGTAGAATGTTCCCTTATTGCCGCTTTCGTCTCTCTGGAATGGAACCTTTCCAGAGTTACGTGCTGGCAATGGATATTGTTCCAGTTGATAACCACAGGTACAAATGGAGTGGGAAAGGATGGGAACCCAATGGGAAGGCTGAGCCTCATGTTTCTCGTTTGTTTGTACACCCAGAATCCCCTGCTACTGGCCTACACTGGATGCAGTACCCGGTTTCATTTTACAGACTGAAACTTTGCAACAATTTGGACCAAGAGGACCATATTATTTTGCACTCAATGCACCGATACCTTCCTCGACTTCATGTCATACCTGCAGACAAAGCTGCTGAAGACATCCAAGTTGACAGACCCAATGTTATAACTCTGAGTTTTTCACAGACAGAGTTCTTTGCAGTTACAGCCTATCAAAACCTTCGCATCACCCAGCTCAAAATTGACTACAACCCCTTTGCCAAAGGTTTCAGGGAGGATGCAGTCAATGCCCGGTCATCTAAGGCGAAGAATGGAATGTCCACTGAGGAACCTGAGAGTGAACTCAAGCTAAGCAGGGAGATGACAACCTTGAATAATTTGAAAACTCTGTTTATGAAGAGAAATGCTGCTGTAAAGGTCAATAAGGATCAGAACATTCCCAGCCCTACAAATGGAGAAAAGAAAGTTGTAAATGGTGATGCTCTTAATGTAGACACAGATGTTCAAAGTTTCTG CAGCAAGAAGCGCCCATCATCGTTGGCATTTTCAGACTTCATTAAAGGTGCTCATGTGAAAGTCAAAAGGTTATCACTTGAGAATATCAAGAAAAATGGTGTGGTCTTGCAAACATCTTGCACAAGTGAACAAAATGAGGTGATGGACATATCATCCAAAACAGGAAAATTATTACAAGTTGTTAGTAAAGATGAAACTGTGGTAGCTGACATTCACGGTAAAAGCACAGACACACCCTCAAAAACTGAGTTATTAGAAACAGACGAGACTAAAACAGAAATAGATGAACACAAAGCTGACAAGATTACATTACTGTCCAGTGACCAAAATGTACCTTACATGAATGAAAAGGGGATGGAGACCCTTTCTTCTCTGGACACTGAGGCCAAGTCTGAATCAAACACGAAGAAAACCTTACCACATAAGCGGCCTGAACGTGTACCCCTACCTCTCCTTGCTCAGTTTCTTAAACAAAGAAAGTCTAAGACAAGACCCACTACACCCAAATCTGACACTCCCAGCTCATCCTTAGACTCAAAGTCATGTGAACCTTTCTTAATCCCTGAAAGATCATCTGCTTTGATGTCTTCCTCCCCTTGTGTTACCACTACTAACTTAGATTCAGATCCAGTACTTGCCTCATTATCCCAAAAAGTTACATCATCAACAGTAGATGCAGTAAACATTACATCTCTGGCCACTGCATTATCTCCAGCAACTGCATCCCCTGTACCAGCAGAAACACAATTATCTGATGGATTTTCACCTTCCCCAGTTGGCAATGATCCATTCAGTGCCCCCAACACTACCTCTCCCTCCAGACCTGATTCTGACCCAACACCTGACAGTATGTTTAGTGTGTTCCATAACCCTAATGCTGTTTCTGTGCCAGATCTTGACAACACACTCGGGTCTCAGTCAGACATTTCATCTCTCTTTACATGTCACACTGTACATGACACTTGTACACCTACTACACCTGGAGTTAACAATGACTTTGATGTCACACCAATTGTCCCCTCTGTTACTGCACCTGTTTTTGATGTACCATCGAGTACAGACAATGACAATGTTCCTTATCAGGAACTTGCCTCAGTGCCTGATGTTGCTGAGAGTGCATCCATTTCTGATAGCCTCCTAAACAGTTCCAAGGGTTCTTGTCCTGAGCTTTTTTCTGAAGAAGTCCCTCCACACACTCTGTGCACTCATGAAGAATCCCTTTCCTTGCCATTAGATGACCCATCTTCCCCAGCTTTCTCCTTACCCAGCCCAGCTCCTTCTTCTCCTGACCCATTTCCACCAAGTCTATTCTGTGAAAGACCTGTACCTCCTAGAAAGACCCTTGATTCATTTCCAGAAAGATTGTTAAATTGCACAGCTTCTTCCTCTCCTGATCTTTTCCCACTAGGTCTATTCAATGACAATCCTGTGCCTCACAGAAAGATCAATGATTTTGTTCCAGAAAGACCACTGGATGCTATTGTAACTTCTAGAGAATCATTGTCGCCAAGTGTTCTGGATGTGTCAGAAGATCCCAGAGGAACAATTGACTTGTTCTCTCAAAGTCAATGCTCTGATAGACCAGGGCCTCTTAATGACTTGCAGTCAGCTGTTAGTTGTGAGACCACTGTTTCTGATCTCATTGTTCCTGAACCAACTAAACAATCATTTAATGGAAGCACTTTCAAGAAGTCAAaggcaaaacagaaaaaaataggaAAATTGAAGTGCAGTGAAGATGATGAGGTGTTTGAAGGACCTGTACCTGTTCCAATGCAGCCCAGCCTGGAGGATGTCGAAGGCCAGTTGTTTGTCTCCTTCGTGTCAAAG AAAGCTCTTGAGATTCACCTTGGAGATGATGCCAAAACGGAGATGGCACAAAAAACCACACAGAATCCAGATG GTGGAAGTTATGAAAATATACAGGAAAATATTGAGGTGCTAGAGAAAACCCTTTTACGTGATCTGAAAGTCATGAAGCACAGACAGGTCATTCATCCAGTGCTGCAAgaag TTGGATTGAAATTGAATCTGCTTGACCTCAACCTGGAAATTGACCTGCAATATCTGGGTGTGCAGTTACCCATACCCCCATCTGTTCTCTCACCCGAAGGAAGTTCAGCATCATCTCAAG tCCAGTTTGTTTCAAGGACAGGGAAAACTACTGACTTTACCAAAATTAAAGGTTGGAGAGATAAGTTTGCTGGATCAGGATCCCTTACAGAAG GCTTGTCAAGCACAGATGCAGGGCAAAAGAATCTCTCTGCATTTTGTAGTGACATGTTGGACGAGTACCTGGCTAGCGAGGGCAAACTGATTGACGAACGAGCTGCTAACTTATCACAGACTGATACTACGCCTGTAGCATACGAGCTGCCCACTAAGAGCACTAGTTATGTTCGTACCCTGGATAGTGTACTTAAGAAACAAGTACCTGCTACCTTATCCACAACATCCAAAAAAGTCAAGCCAACATTCAAGTCCAAAGaggaaaataaatcaaaaaaacCTTTAAAGTCATGTacaaaaaagcaaataaaaccAGTGTTCAGTGTGAACAAACCTGTTTTGTCCCCGAAAAAAACACAACAGAGcaagaaatataaaaataagaagGAATCCAAGAGTTTGAGTCCTGAAAATCTTGCTGTAGAAACTGCTGCAATGGTAACCTCTAATAAGAGTCCCATGGTTGAAGATTCTGGCTCCACACCATCAAACTGCACAGGTGGACGTAGTATAGGTTTGCCTAAGACTCTGGTAAAGCTGATGGATGTGGAAGATGGAGCAGTGTGGGAAGGCAAACATCGTACCTATATTACAGAAGAAAGAGCAGCAATTGCACTAGCCACTCTTGTGACCGCTGAG GGGGTATCAAAAGGAAACCCTGATGCCATCAGAATTATAAGACGACGTGCACCACCCTGCCTGAATGTATTTTGTAGGCTTGGCTGCGTGTGTGCCAGTCTGGTTCACTTGAGAAGACATCATCACTGTGGAAAACCGCAGTGCATGTTGGGCTGTAGCTGTTTGCGACGCAAAGTTGTTGCGCTGAAGACCCCCAAACAGGAAGAAAGTATAGCAGAGGAGCCTGAGTCTCAGGGAGTGTCAGAGGAGATCAAGGCCAAAtggaagaagaaaaacaaaaagagaaaaacttATG TTCTGACAGATCCGGAAACAGCACCTGAACCTGCCAAGCGTGTGAGTACTTTATGGGATCGAAAAAGAGAAGTTTCTGATTCAGAGGCTCTTTTCTCTCCTCCTCCTGCAAGAACTCCATCTCCAGCACTCTTGTCTCAAGAGCTTCAAAATGACCTGGAAAGCTTTTTAAGtcctttaaaacaaaaaatg GTGGAAGAGAAAAATTTGAATATGATTAATGACAATGTGGAGAGCACACTGACATGTGCCCGTTCACGACCGTTTTACTCCGGGTGTCATGACAAACAAAAAACG GTTGACCAACACCACATCTCACAGGTCTCTACACAAG ATATTGAGGAGGGAGAGCTTGTACCTCTTAATTTGTCTGGCCCTGCCAAGCGGCTTGAGATCATATCCGAATGCAGTTGGGCCAGTACAGACGTCAGAAATTACATTATGCGCATAgtgtgtgagcacatggctcaGGATCGTTTGAAGCACCCTTTCTGGATTGGCAAGTACTTTATTGAGCCAGTCTCCAAGACTCTTAAAGAGACAGAGGATGGTTCTGTCGATACATACAAAGTCACCATCTCGAGACCTGCAGAGAAGAAAACGGAAGATAAGGTTATGCAAAATGAAGCTGAGCTGAAAAAGCATGTAGAGAGGAGTGAGGTGAAAGGTTTGCCCTTCCTCTCCAGGTGCTGCCCTGCAGGCTTGCTCAAGGCTGAGAAAAAAGCACCCGATGCCCCAGGACGAATAATG GTCAATGGAAAGCCATACCCACAAGCCAAGTTAGAGCTGGGGCAGATGGGAGCTTTGCATCCTGCCAACAGACTAGCAGCTTACATCACAGGGAGAATATGTCCAACAACATCGACTATTAAAAAAGCCTCTATCACATCAGTTCCAGTTTCTACTGTTGCCACAGTAACCACAGTTACCAGCACGTCTACTACTACAACCACACCCATCATCAAGTCTGTAG TGACCAAGCCCCCAGTGGGAAAGGTCTTCACCCAGTTTGTGGTCAACCACATCAACTCTCAAAATCAGTCCAACACTAGCATCTCGCACTTACAGCCTTCTGTTCCAAAAATTGTCATCCCCTCCTCCATGTTGATGATTGGCAGAGAGGCTAGTGCTCCTGGGGTTGCTCTTTCTCCTCTTAAAGCAGGCTTGATAACCCAGGTGTCTGAGCCTTCAGATTCCACAGGTAGCGCCAGTTTTCCCACTGTATCAAAAGTCCAAGCCCCTGCCATCACCATTCTCAATAATTCACCCAGCCTGCCTCTGG GTGGGTCTGGTCTTACGCCAAAAACTACTGCCTCTTCACCAGGATCGACCACTCCCGGAAAAAAGACTGTTTTGATTACAGTTATGTCCCGTAATACAGGCCTCCCCAATAGTGGTCCTCGGATTACAAAGCCTGTCACACAGACTCATCCTGTCACACAGACTCGTCCCCCACAGACCCCAGGCCAAAAGATGCTTCTTCAGGTGGTGAAGACTGCTGATGGAAACACATTGTACCGTAATCCTAATGGCCAACTCATGCAGTTGGTGCCTCTAAGTCAAATTAAAGCCATCAAACCCAACCTCCTATCTCAAGGCCAGC CAACCTTTATTCGTTTGCACGCACCAACTTCAGTCACTCTGAAAAAGCCTCAGGGTGGCAgcgccaccatagtcacatctTCCAACCCTACGACACAAATGCAGACAAAGCCTACTGTCACTGTACCAGTCTCTACATCTTCATCTATGAGTGGCAAGCCAGTCACACTCACTACATCCAAGTCAGTCTCATTGGGCAGCCTTCCTTCTACCCTTAAAGTTGTCCCAGGTTTTCTGGGACAGTCTGGCACTTGCACATTAAGAATTCTCTCACCGAATTCTGTCCAAGACACTGGAATTATCAATCCAACTTCCTCCCCCATCCTCTCGCAGAGTGGCTGTACATTGTTAAAAAATGCAAGTTCAACACTACTGGACAAAGACTCCACTAAGTCTGAGACCACAGTTTCCGTTAGCTCACTTTCAACAGAGGGACCAATTGGTCAGGTCCATAAGCAGTCTGAGATGGATCCTGCTAAACAAAATAGCTGTGATGATTCTGAACGCGTAGCACCAAATGTATCGGAGCATTTATCTTCTGTTGCCACCTCTCCAAAATGCAGGCAGTTTTCTGGAGATGATTCAGCCCCTTCACATAATGAGCATGGAGCACTAAAACATTTAAGTTTGGCTGAAGCTGGTAACGGAGATAATCccaatgtgaaaaaaacagaTTTTGACAAAGCACCAGATCCCGAAGAAGAGGAGATTGGTTCAGATGTAACAGAATTAACTGATGACTCTGACCTGTACAGTGATGATGACGGAGAAGATTCATATAGTTTGAGT GGTTCTGATAAAGGGGAGAGGATGGAGGAGACAGATGGTTTGGACTCTGAGATGAAAGATTTTGCAGAGGTGGTGGTTGATATTGAGACCGTTGAATCTGCAGAGGAAAACAGTATCGCAAAATTTAGGGCATCTGCAATAAGAAGGAATCAACATAAAAG TAACCAGAAGCACATCCATGATGAAAGTTTGGAAGTGAAGGTCAGG AGAGTGAGGCTGGAGCGAAAGAGGCGCCACACACTCAAAGAGTTGTTTCTTAAACTTCAGGCAACACTAGGAAAAACCTCAAATAATCTTGAAGCTTCTAGGATGAGCATCCTCACAAAG GCTCAAAAAGAGATAGAGTCTCTGGTTAAGCAGGAGGAAAACTTAGTAATAAGTAGAGAGAAGCTGCGAATTAAGAGGGAGCGTTACCTACAGACACTTTCACTATTGTGTG ACAAGAGTACAGAGTCCATCAGCCAGAAGCTTAATGAAATTATTGCTAAACAAAAAGCCCTGGAGGCCCAAGCTAAAGCAAAAGAGATGAAGTCCCAGCTTAACCAGGCAACGTCCAAATCTAAACCCAAACCTAAAATTTATCTTAATAGTAAACGGAAAGGTTTGTCACCCCAGAGCAAAGTAAAAGATGTTCTAAAACCGACCAATTCTCCCTCCAAACCGATAGACTTGAGTATTAAAAAACTGAAAGTGActgaaagtgttttgaaatccacACCAACCTTAAAACCTACAGGCCTTGATAGTAGCAAAAACACCCTTAAAACTCAGGTTAAAGAGCAAGGTAGCATGTCTAAACCTACTCAGCCATCCCTTAATTCCAGTCCACTAAAGAAAACTGTCTCTGTCCCAAGTCCTGTAAAACGTTCCCTAGTACCACGTGAAAGAATGCGGCCAAACATTCTGTCCCGTGCTTCATCCCAGGTGATACAAGGATCTCCGGTCAAAGAGCCTCTTTTAACTAATG TGTGTATACCTCAAGTGTTCCCTCTGATGAATACCATGGTTCCATGCAATCAAATCATAACCATAAACAACCCACTTCAACCGATTGGCATCACCTCAGTAGGGACACAGCAATCATCCACACCAG gTGTAGCATCTGTCTCCATAGTTCCTGCAATATCTCACCCGCTTGGAATGAAAAATCCTCTTCCAGTATTGCAGCCTCAGTTTATCAAAATTACAAACAGTCCTGTTAATATTAACACTCAAG TGGATTCTGCCAACCTTCCAAACATCACCAATGTTATTTCTCTGGTTCCACCGGTGGAGAATCTGGTAATACCACAGAAAGTTGTGGAAGAAACATCTGTTGTCCAGGCACCACCAGTATTTGTCACTGCACCTGTGGAGAATCAGCACAATTGCTCTGAAGTTGAAATTCCTAATTTGGAGGAAAGGGTGGTTGTTGATGAGCCTCAAACCAAGGATGTCCCCAAACAGCTTGAAGAAGGAGATGAGGTTAGTGCATCTGTTACTTCGTCCACCCAAGAAGGACTGGAGAAGAAGGGTCCAGATGACAGCAACGATCCTGAGGATGAAAATCTGATGTCTTTGCTTGATGAACTTGTTCTTCTTAGCCAGCAGCTGAGTAATGAAGACGAAGATCAGAAAATTGTCATGCCAAGCGAGGTACAGCCATGCTCCGACAAGCAGGCAGATGATGAACGTGCTCTCAGTCCCTTGTTCCTAACTCTGGATGAAGATCTGATGTCTCCAGACTCTAAAGATGAAATCGATATCCCACCCAAAGTGGATGATTTGGTAAAAGTCATCTTTGGGTCAGATTCACCTTCGGTTTCATCCGAATCTGGAGTTGCACCATCAACAAACATTGAGAGTCCGAATGCCCCTATGTGCACTGTTAAAGATGATGCTCCTACTCCGCCGCCTCTTTTGCACATGAAAACTGCATGTGAAGCTGCATCGGGTCAATCTACCAATGAGGGGACCAATGTGGCATGGCGGCCTATGCCTAAACTGGTTCCTCTAGGGTTAAAGCCCCAAGATGTTGTTGTGAATAAGGTGACTGGCTCTTCAGTTTCCAAACCGGACTCAAATGAGCAAGATGTTCATGGACCACAAATGTGA